The following coding sequences are from one Malaciobacter pacificus window:
- a CDS encoding DUF4006 family protein: protein MAGNTQMNDNERGVFSLHGIIGYLIAVALLLTILVVLTINGIKVQQNEATNYYQVNQDLNGLKMNSSDNHKQYQLIGSEK from the coding sequence ATGGCTGGAAATACACAAATGAACGACAATGAAAGAGGTGTTTTCTCTTTACATGGTATAATTGGTTATTTAATAGCTGTAGCACTTTTACTTACTATTCTAGTAGTATTAACTATTAATGGAATAAAAGTACAACAAAATGAAGCTACAAACTATTATCAAGTTAACCAAGATTTAAATGGTTTAAAAATGAATAGTTCTGATAACCACAAACAGTACCAATTAATTGGTAGTGAAAAGTAA
- the smpB gene encoding SsrA-binding protein SmpB, producing the protein MANNKKDNKRLEFKNKKAFHDYFILDQFEAGIVLEGSEVKAIREGRVNLKDSFVRIIKGEVYLLNTHISHLSTTHATYRPDERRDRKLLLHKKEIGKLYEKVTKDGITLIALKMYFNSKNIVKVKIATAQGKKLHDKREDLKRKTMLRETQQALKNY; encoded by the coding sequence ATGGCAAATAATAAAAAAGATAATAAAAGATTAGAGTTTAAAAATAAAAAAGCATTCCATGACTATTTTATTTTGGACCAATTTGAAGCAGGAATCGTATTAGAAGGTAGTGAAGTAAAAGCTATTAGAGAAGGAAGAGTAAATTTAAAAGACTCATTTGTAAGAATTATTAAAGGTGAAGTATACTTATTAAATACTCATATTTCACATTTAAGTACTACACATGCTACTTATAGACCTGATGAAAGAAGAGATAGAAAACTACTTTTACATAAGAAAGAGATAGGTAAACTATATGAAAAAGTAACTAAAGATGGAATCACTTTAATTGCTTTAAAAATGTATTTTAACTCTAAAAACATAGTAAAAGTAAAAATAGCAACAGCGCAGGGTAAGAAACTTCATGATAAAAGGGAAGACCTTAAGAGAAAAACGATGTTAAGGGAAACTCAACAAGCTTTAAAGAATTACTAA
- the ccoN gene encoding cytochrome-c oxidase, cbb3-type subunit I, translating into MQNGAQIEYDYSVAKLFTFATILFGIIGMTIGVILAFQLAFPGLNNLAGEYGTFSRLRPLHTNGVAFGFSLSGIFAGWYYISQRVLKVSLKESPFLMAIAKLHFVIYFITILLAVVTLFMGITTSKEYAELEWPLDILVVVWWVLWGVSIFGLIGIRRERTLYISIWYFIATFIAVAMLYLFNNMEVPTALVSGYGSWIHSVSMYAGTNDALVQWWYGHNAVAFVFTTPIIALIYYFLPKESGQNVYSYKLSILAFWGLLFVYLWAGGHHLIYSTVPDWMQTMGSVMSVVLILPSWGSAINMLLTMKGEWNQLQTNTLIKFMVLASTFYMLSTIEGPIQAIKSVNAIAHFTDWIPGHVHDGVLGWVVFMIMASLFHMVPRMFKREIYSKSLMDTQFWLQTTGIVLYFTSMWIAGITQGMMWRAYDEYGSLVYSFIDTVTVLHPYYTIRAVGGLLYLIGFFMFAYNIYKTITAGRVLDKEPVNATPVAA; encoded by the coding sequence ATGCAAAACGGTGCACAAATCGAGTACGATTACTCAGTTGCGAAGTTATTTACGTTTGCAACGATTTTGTTTGGTATCATTGGTATGACTATCGGGGTTATACTTGCATTTCAATTAGCTTTTCCAGGGTTAAACAACCTAGCTGGAGAATATGGTACATTCAGTAGATTAAGACCTTTACACACTAATGGTGTAGCTTTTGGTTTTTCTCTAAGTGGTATTTTTGCGGGATGGTATTATATCTCACAAAGAGTATTAAAGGTTTCTTTAAAAGAATCGCCATTTTTAATGGCTATTGCGAAATTACATTTTGTAATTTATTTTATTACTATTCTTTTAGCAGTTGTTACACTATTTATGGGTATTACAACTTCAAAAGAGTATGCTGAATTAGAGTGGCCACTAGATATACTAGTAGTAGTATGGTGGGTTTTATGGGGTGTTTCAATTTTTGGACTTATTGGAATTAGAAGAGAAAGAACTTTATATATTTCTATTTGGTATTTTATTGCTACATTTATTGCCGTTGCAATGTTATACTTATTTAACAATATGGAAGTTCCAACTGCTTTAGTTTCTGGTTATGGTTCATGGATTCACTCTGTATCAATGTATGCAGGAACAAATGATGCATTAGTACAATGGTGGTATGGACATAATGCCGTTGCATTCGTATTTACTACACCTATTATTGCATTGATTTATTATTTTTTACCAAAAGAATCTGGTCAAAATGTTTACTCATACAAATTATCAATCTTAGCATTCTGGGGATTATTATTTGTATATTTATGGGCTGGTGGACACCACTTAATTTACTCTACAGTTCCTGACTGGATGCAAACTATGGGTTCAGTTATGTCTGTTGTATTAATTTTACCATCATGGGGATCGGCAATTAATATGCTTTTAACTATGAAAGGTGAGTGGAATCAATTACAAACAAATACACTAATTAAATTTATGGTATTAGCTTCAACTTTCTATATGTTATCAACAATTGAAGGACCAATTCAAGCTATTAAATCTGTAAATGCTATTGCACACTTTACTGACTGGATTCCAGGACACGTACATGATGGTGTATTAGGATGGGTTGTATTTATGATTATGGCTTCATTATTCCATATGGTTCCAAGAATGTTTAAAAGAGAAATTTACTCTAAATCATTAATGGATACACAATTCTGGTTACAAACTACAGGTATCGTTTTATACTTTACTTCTATGTGGATTGCAGGTATTACACAAGGTATGATGTGGAGAGCATATGATGAATATGGTTCATTAGTATACTCATTTATTGATACAGTTACTGTATTACACCCATACTATACTATTAGAGCTGTTGGTGGTTTATTATACTTAATTGGATTCTTTATGTTTGCATACAATATCTACAAAACAATTACTGCAGGTAGAGTATTAGACAAAGAACCTGTAAACGCTACACCAGTAGCTGCATAA
- a CDS encoding ATP-dependent helicase, whose translation MSENLLSSLNEAQKVAAEYIDGSLLILAGAGSGKTKTITTRLAYLISIGIDPSSILTLTFTNKAASEMRERAFKMIDSTIINTPPLLCTFHKFGLLFLKFHMSELNRKNNFVIIDTDDKKRILKSIDKEITTSLLVSEISKYKNTLITPYEAKSSAQLKLYQQIANIYEKYEEYLLKNNLVDFDDLLLLPYKILKENESLAKEISQKYQYIMVDEYQDTNELQYRLLRLLCSSHNNLCVVGDDDQSIYGWRGATIKNILNFSEHFENTKVVKLEENYRSTDTILDHANQLIEHNRDRLGKKLVGTKDKGSSVRVYESHDENEETRKICDDIKILLESGVQGKDIAILFRVNALSRSLEEGFNRAGLHYKLVGGMKFYERAEIKDLIAYFRVLTNSNDNFSVKRIINKPKRGIGKTTIEKLDAKSIETQKSIVDLISSLSSEELSAVVGKKNARTLKVFEASIMDLREILNDSKMKFLDSFEETFDYRASYDNVPDGFDRQGNIDEFYGYVRDFFIQNPHLDLKDFLNEIALESESDEFSGEAVSMMSIHAAKGLEFKHLFIIGFEEGFFPITGDGSDIEEERRLGYVAITRAMDKLTLSFAHSRFYKGKRTILTKSRFLSESGVIKGSLTIEKHSSFKKGDLVQHKIFGIGRVQKSTKAGKDYKLTINFGGTHREILSSFVEKA comes from the coding sequence ATGTCAGAAAATCTATTATCATCTTTAAACGAAGCACAAAAAGTCGCTGCAGAGTATATTGACGGTTCACTATTGATTCTTGCAGGAGCAGGGTCAGGTAAAACTAAAACTATTACAACTAGACTTGCTTATTTAATATCAATTGGAATCGATCCAAGTTCAATTTTAACATTAACATTTACAAATAAAGCTGCAAGTGAAATGAGAGAAAGAGCATTTAAAATGATAGATTCAACTATTATAAATACTCCTCCATTACTTTGTACTTTTCATAAGTTTGGTTTACTTTTTCTGAAGTTTCACATGAGTGAATTAAATAGAAAAAATAATTTTGTGATAATAGATACTGATGATAAAAAAAGAATATTAAAATCTATTGATAAAGAGATTACTACATCACTTTTAGTTAGTGAAATATCAAAATATAAAAATACTTTGATTACTCCATATGAAGCAAAATCAAGTGCTCAATTAAAATTATATCAACAGATTGCAAATATATATGAAAAATATGAAGAATATCTTTTAAAAAACAACTTGGTTGACTTTGATGATTTATTACTTCTTCCATATAAAATTTTAAAAGAGAACGAATCTTTAGCAAAAGAGATAAGTCAAAAATATCAATATATAATGGTTGATGAGTATCAAGATACGAATGAATTACAATATAGATTACTAAGATTATTATGCTCATCACATAATAATCTATGTGTCGTAGGTGATGATGATCAATCAATATATGGTTGGAGAGGTGCTACAATTAAGAATATACTTAATTTCTCTGAGCACTTCGAAAATACAAAAGTTGTAAAACTTGAAGAAAACTATAGATCGACTGATACAATTTTAGACCATGCAAATCAATTGATTGAACATAATAGAGACAGATTAGGTAAAAAATTAGTTGGTACTAAAGATAAGGGTAGTTCTGTAAGAGTTTATGAGTCCCATGATGAAAATGAAGAGACAAGAAAAATTTGTGATGATATTAAAATTTTATTAGAATCAGGTGTTCAGGGAAAAGATATTGCAATTTTATTTAGAGTAAATGCTTTATCAAGATCACTAGAAGAAGGATTTAATAGAGCAGGACTTCATTATAAATTAGTAGGTGGGATGAAATTCTATGAAAGAGCTGAGATAAAAGACTTAATTGCATATTTTAGAGTTCTTACTAATTCAAATGATAATTTTTCAGTAAAAAGAATTATTAATAAACCTAAAAGAGGCATTGGTAAAACAACAATAGAAAAGCTTGATGCTAAATCAATAGAGACACAAAAATCAATTGTAGATTTAATTTCTAGTTTAAGTTCAGAAGAACTATCAGCAGTTGTTGGTAAGAAAAATGCAAGAACTTTAAAAGTATTTGAAGCTTCTATAATGGATTTAAGAGAAATATTAAATGATTCGAAAATGAAATTTTTAGATTCATTTGAAGAAACTTTTGATTATAGAGCTTCTTATGATAATGTGCCAGATGGTTTTGATAGACAAGGAAATATTGACGAATTTTATGGATATGTAAGAGATTTCTTTATTCAAAATCCACATTTAGATTTAAAAGACTTTTTAAATGAAATTGCTTTAGAGAGTGAAAGTGATGAATTTAGTGGTGAAGCAGTTTCAATGATGAGTATTCATGCTGCAAAAGGTTTAGAGTTTAAACATCTATTTATAATTGGTTTTGAAGAAGGTTTTTTCCCAATAACTGGTGATGGTAGTGATATAGAAGAGGAAAGAAGATTAGGGTATGTTGCTATAACACGTGCAATGGATAAACTAACTCTTTCATTTGCTCATTCAAGATTTTACAAAGGTAAAAGAACAATCTTGACAAAATCAAGATTTTTAAGTGAATCAGGTGTGATTAAAGGAAGTTTAACAATTGAAAAACACTCATCATTTAAAAAAGGTGATTTAGTTCAACATAAAATATTTGGTATAGGAAGAGTTCAAAAATCTACAAAAGCTGGAAAAGATTATAAATTAACAATCAATTTTGGTGGAACTCATAGAGAAATTTTATCTTCATTTGTGGAAAAAGCTTAG
- a CDS encoding LysR family transcriptional regulator has protein sequence MLNDFAKLETFLTVVREKSFSKASAKLGISQPAVTQQMKYIEDYLDVQVVDRKKNGIRLTKEGQMLYSIALKIEKCVANGEKELLKIMNKNVTFIFGASFIIGNYILPKFLNNLKENIHNDVSINVSVSHEAIEDLLDKKIDIALVENYVTNDDIIYREWMDDEIVIFSNQKLPAKAKPEDLLSYKWVCRNPESNTRLLFKENLDRANYPDCDTFDVTSEVTSATTIVQTVLHSDKNITPTVSIVSRNAIESLIKAGALFESRIGDQKMMRKLYIAYRKDRKNDAFIENVVDYLLKMK, from the coding sequence ATGCTAAATGACTTTGCAAAACTTGAAACATTTTTAACTGTTGTAAGAGAAAAATCTTTCTCAAAAGCATCAGCAAAACTAGGTATTTCTCAACCTGCGGTTACTCAACAAATGAAGTATATTGAGGATTATTTGGATGTTCAAGTTGTTGATAGAAAGAAAAATGGTATTAGACTAACTAAAGAGGGTCAAATGCTTTATTCCATTGCACTAAAGATTGAAAAATGTGTTGCAAATGGAGAAAAAGAATTACTAAAAATTATGAATAAAAATGTTACTTTTATATTTGGAGCATCTTTTATTATTGGTAATTATATCTTGCCAAAATTTTTAAATAATTTAAAAGAAAATATTCATAATGACGTATCAATTAATGTTTCAGTTTCACATGAAGCAATCGAAGATTTACTTGATAAAAAGATTGATATTGCATTAGTTGAGAATTATGTTACAAATGATGACATTATATATAGAGAGTGGATGGATGATGAAATAGTAATTTTTTCAAATCAAAAACTTCCAGCTAAAGCAAAACCTGAAGATTTATTATCTTATAAATGGGTTTGTAGAAATCCAGAATCAAATACTAGATTACTATTTAAAGAAAATCTTGATAGAGCTAATTATCCTGATTGTGATACATTTGATGTTACAAGTGAAGTTACAAGTGCTACGACTATCGTACAAACTGTATTACACTCTGATAAAAACATTACACCAACAGTATCAATTGTTTCAAGAAATGCTATTGAATCACTAATAAAAGCAGGAGCTTTATTTGAATCTAGAATAGGTGATCAAAAAATGATGAGAAAACTATATATTGCATATAGAAAAGATAGAAAAAACGATGCATTTATTGAAAATGTTGTTGATTATCTATTAAAAATGAAATAA
- the ccoO gene encoding cytochrome-c oxidase, cbb3-type subunit II: MFHWFEQRPFFFAVLVFVFVAFAGIIEIIPDFAKQSRPTVGTKPYTLLELAGRHVYIKDSCNACHSQLIRPFKSETDRYGMYSLSGEYAYDRPFLWGSKRTGPDLMRVGNYRTTDWHENHMMDPASVVPGSIMPAYPHHFTNMADIETAYAEAVTVKKVFNTPYDQEGMPKLGTWEEAQASMLEEAKLIAADMKNQAVKDAVANGQIPEIVAIIAYLNSLK; encoded by the coding sequence ATGTTTCATTGGTTTGAACAAAGACCGTTTTTCTTTGCGGTATTAGTATTCGTATTTGTTGCATTTGCAGGGATTATTGAAATTATTCCTGATTTTGCAAAACAATCAAGACCAACTGTTGGTACTAAACCATATACACTATTAGAATTAGCTGGTAGACATGTTTACATTAAAGATTCTTGTAATGCTTGTCACTCTCAGTTAATTAGACCATTTAAGTCTGAAACTGATAGATATGGTATGTATTCATTATCAGGTGAGTATGCTTATGATAGACCATTTTTATGGGGTTCAAAAAGAACTGGTCCAGATTTAATGAGAGTTGGTAATTACAGAACTACTGACTGGCATGAAAATCACATGATGGATCCAGCTTCAGTTGTACCAGGTTCAATTATGCCTGCATACCCACATCATTTCACAAATATGGCTGATATAGAAACTGCATATGCAGAAGCTGTAACAGTTAAAAAAGTATTTAATACTCCTTATGACCAAGAAGGAATGCCAAAACTTGGAACATGGGAAGAAGCTCAAGCTTCAATGTTAGAAGAAGCAAAATTAATTGCTGCAGATATGAAAAACCAAGCAGTTAAAGATGCTGTTGCAAATGGTCAGATTCCTGAAATAGTTGCAATAATTGCGTATTTAAATTCTTTAAAATAG
- a CDS encoding c-type cytochrome, with the protein MKSMVVGGIILIIALLAGTWFAAGDAFSSDDYISSLTLLGAVAIITIVVFVALKYVNQMKNDTASGELAEEKWDGIGEYKNPIPTGWGLAFIGTIIWMFWYFTVGYPINGFSQIGQWNEETLEYNAKFEKKWENPSEETLQAMGQSTFLVQCAPCHGVDAEGINGKAHNLTKRFEKDQVVHVIKNGANNLKTAYPGGMPPMMLTEEADINAVAEYVAGGFQGEQPASYAVCAGCHGMDGKGMAYVAPNIREYDDAIVMAVLKDGKKGNIGAMPSFEGRLNETQEKALASYLRSIGE; encoded by the coding sequence ATGAAGTCTATGGTAGTAGGTGGAATAATTCTTATCATCGCATTATTAGCAGGAACTTGGTTTGCAGCAGGGGATGCTTTTAGCAGTGATGATTATATTAGTAGTTTAACTTTATTAGGTGCAGTTGCAATTATTACAATTGTTGTATTTGTTGCACTTAAATATGTTAACCAAATGAAAAATGACACAGCTAGTGGTGAATTAGCTGAAGAGAAATGGGATGGTATTGGTGAATATAAAAATCCTATTCCAACTGGATGGGGATTAGCATTCATTGGTACAATTATTTGGATGTTTTGGTACTTTACGGTTGGTTACCCAATTAATGGTTTCTCTCAAATTGGACAATGGAATGAAGAGACTTTAGAGTACAATGCAAAGTTTGAGAAAAAGTGGGAAAACCCATCTGAAGAAACTTTACAAGCTATGGGACAATCTACATTCTTAGTACAATGTGCACCTTGTCATGGTGTTGATGCAGAAGGTATTAATGGAAAAGCTCATAACTTAACAAAAAGATTTGAAAAAGATCAAGTTGTACATGTTATTAAAAATGGTGCAAATAACTTAAAAACAGCATACCCAGGTGGAATGCCTCCAATGATGTTAACAGAAGAAGCTGATATTAATGCAGTTGCTGAATATGTTGCAGGTGGTTTCCAAGGTGAACAACCAGCATCTTATGCAGTTTGTGCTGGATGTCATGGTATGGATGGTAAAGGTATGGCTTATGTTGCTCCAAATATTAGAGAGTATGATGATGCAATCGTTATGGCTGTGTTAAAAGATGGTAAGAAAGGAAACATTGGTGCAATGCCAAGTTTTGAAGGAAGACTAAATGAAACACAAGAAAAAGCTTTAGCATCTTACTTAAGAAGTATAGGAGAGTAA
- a CDS encoding 4-(cytidine 5'-diphospho)-2-C-methyl-D-erythritol kinase has translation MIAKSYAKVNIFLKISDKRENYHELVSRFVRVQNKYDIMSFVKTSRKAVNIIGDFGCKMESNTVYKMYNLIKEYKNVENFFNEYEIRVEKNIPEFAGLGGGSSNAATFLLMANKYCELNLSKDQMCEIAQKVGADVPFFVYEYDSANVTGIGEIVEKFDEEVLDIETITPKVQCNTGEIFNCFRQNYYKQISKEESNRLLNMKSIDILNELNIEQANDLYQPAAKTYPLLKEYAKDDWYFSGSGSSFFRIKNGK, from the coding sequence ATGATTGCTAAATCTTATGCTAAAGTTAATATCTTTTTGAAAATTTCTGATAAAAGAGAAAATTATCATGAACTCGTATCTAGGTTTGTACGAGTTCAAAATAAATATGACATAATGTCATTTGTTAAAACTAGTAGGAAAGCTGTTAACATTATAGGTGATTTTGGTTGCAAAATGGAGTCAAATACTGTATATAAAATGTACAATTTAATAAAAGAGTACAAAAATGTTGAAAATTTCTTCAATGAATACGAAATTAGAGTAGAAAAAAATATACCAGAATTTGCAGGACTTGGTGGTGGTAGTTCAAATGCTGCTACATTTTTATTAATGGCAAATAAATATTGTGAATTAAATCTATCAAAAGATCAAATGTGTGAAATAGCTCAAAAAGTTGGAGCTGATGTTCCATTTTTTGTATATGAATATGATAGTGCAAATGTAACTGGAATTGGAGAAATTGTAGAAAAATTTGATGAAGAAGTTTTAGATATAGAAACAATTACACCAAAAGTTCAATGTAACACTGGAGAAATTTTTAATTGTTTTAGACAAAATTACTATAAACAGATTTCAAAAGAAGAATCAAATAGACTTTTAAATATGAAGTCTATAGATATTTTAAATGAGTTAAATATTGAGCAAGCAAATGATTTATATCAACCAGCTGCCAAAACATATCCATTATTAAAAGAGTATGCAAAAGATGATTGGTACTTTAGTGGTAGTGGAAGTTCATTCTTTAGGATTAAAAATGGCAAATAA
- the truB gene encoding tRNA pseudouridine(55) synthase TruB produces the protein MQKKLYNKEPLNKLLVVNKPMFISSNSYLNKIKRKYKNKKAGFSGTLDPFAKGCLIVAFGQYSKLFNYLSKTPKTYKAVIWLGATSESLDIENIIDINDERILNQDEVIKVINSMLGEISYTPPKFSAKKIDGKRAYDLARAGQEVEMKKSIMNIYDIKFLNYNHPFITFEATVSEGSYIRSLAQLICDGLKVNGTLSYLERVNEGKFFFNNEKDLNPLDYIDLPIIKYNGTKEWLDNGKKISIDYLDKKDNGKYIIVFDDFFSIIEIYENDVKYLLNKVTLNV, from the coding sequence ATGCAAAAAAAACTTTATAATAAAGAGCCATTAAATAAATTATTGGTAGTTAATAAACCAATGTTTATTAGTTCAAATTCATATTTAAATAAAATAAAAAGAAAATACAAAAATAAAAAAGCAGGATTTTCTGGTACTTTAGACCCTTTTGCAAAGGGTTGCTTGATTGTTGCTTTTGGACAATACTCAAAACTTTTTAATTATTTATCTAAAACTCCAAAAACATATAAAGCAGTTATTTGGCTAGGGGCTACATCTGAATCTTTAGATATTGAAAATATTATTGATATAAATGATGAGAGAATATTGAACCAAGATGAAGTTATAAAAGTAATAAATTCCATGCTAGGAGAGATAAGTTATACTCCTCCAAAATTTAGTGCTAAAAAAATCGATGGTAAAAGAGCTTATGACTTGGCAAGAGCTGGTCAAGAAGTTGAAATGAAAAAATCAATTATGAACATTTATGATATAAAGTTTTTAAATTACAACCATCCTTTTATTACTTTTGAGGCTACTGTAAGTGAGGGTAGTTATATTAGATCTTTAGCACAATTAATATGTGATGGATTAAAGGTCAATGGAACTTTATCATATTTAGAAAGAGTTAATGAAGGAAAATTCTTTTTTAATAATGAAAAAGATTTAAACCCTTTAGATTATATTGATTTACCTATTATTAAATATAATGGAACTAAAGAGTGGTTAGATAATGGGAAAAAAATTTCAATTGATTATTTAGATAAAAAAGATAATGGAAAATATATAATTGTATTTGATGACTTTTTCTCTATTATTGAAATATATGAAAATGATGTTAAATATTTATTAAATAAGGTTACATTAAATGTCTGA
- a CDS encoding cbb3-type cytochrome oxidase subunit 3: MDYETLLTVQGYAKFFLILVVFIIFYSYAWSLYKRQRTGERDFEKYSNLVHDDSSVSQPLEERKKDSDIDNKEK, from the coding sequence ATGGATTATGAAACACTTTTAACGGTACAAGGTTATGCTAAATTCTTTTTGATTTTAGTTGTATTTATTATATTTTATTCATATGCTTGGTCTTTATATAAAAGACAAAGAACTGGTGAAAGAGATTTTGAAAAATACTCAAACCTAGTACATGACGATTCTAGTGTTTCACAGCCTTTGGAAGAAAGAAAAAAAGATAGTGATATAGATAATAAGGAGAAATAA
- a CDS encoding TIGR01212 family radical SAM protein (This family includes YhcC from E. coli K-12, an uncharacterized radical SAM protein.), translating into MSNLKDVLTIGRYFKNKFGEKVYKVPVSIGGFTCPNIDGTVAKGGCSFCENDSFSPNLQDKRPKFKLNPRISENPFLDNQLKQLELQFYATKQRLQNKFGANKFIVYFQSFTNTYAPFHTLKALYEKALSFDNVIGLSIGTRTDCVTDEILDFLVDLSKEKEIWIEYGIQSFYDETLDKINRGDSVENMKYWIQRSKEKGLNVCGHLIYGLPDENQDMMLETFKQTVDLNVDSIKFHPLYVVKNTLLTNEYRKGRFEPISEDLYIDTVVKSIVNLPENISVQRITAGIDDDTLLSPQWCRNKHSQMKKIRVALEKEGFNY; encoded by the coding sequence ATGAGTAATTTAAAAGACGTATTAACAATAGGTCGATATTTTAAAAATAAATTCGGAGAGAAAGTTTATAAAGTTCCAGTTTCAATAGGCGGATTCACTTGTCCAAATATTGATGGAACAGTAGCTAAAGGTGGTTGTTCATTTTGTGAGAATGACTCCTTTTCTCCTAACTTACAAGATAAAAGACCAAAATTCAAATTAAATCCAAGAATCAGTGAAAATCCTTTTTTAGATAATCAATTAAAGCAATTAGAATTACAATTTTATGCAACTAAACAAAGGCTGCAAAATAAATTTGGTGCAAATAAATTTATAGTATATTTTCAATCTTTTACTAATACTTATGCTCCATTTCATACCTTAAAAGCACTTTATGAAAAAGCACTTAGTTTTGATAATGTAATTGGTCTTAGTATAGGAACTAGAACAGATTGTGTAACAGATGAGATACTTGATTTTTTAGTTGATTTATCAAAAGAAAAAGAGATTTGGATTGAGTATGGTATCCAATCATTTTATGATGAAACACTTGATAAAATAAATAGAGGTGATAGTGTTGAAAATATGAAGTACTGGATACAAAGAAGTAAGGAAAAAGGATTAAATGTATGCGGACATTTAATCTATGGACTTCCTGATGAAAATCAAGATATGATGTTAGAAACATTTAAGCAAACAGTTGATTTAAATGTAGATTCAATTAAATTTCATCCTCTTTATGTAGTTAAAAATACACTTTTAACTAATGAGTATAGAAAAGGTAGATTTGAGCCAATTAGTGAAGATTTATATATTGATACAGTTGTAAAATCTATTGTTAATTTACCTGAGAATATATCTGTTCAAAGAATAACTGCTGGAATTGATGATGATACACTTTTATCACCACAATGGTGTAGAAATAAACATTCTCAAATGAAAAAGATTAGAGTTGCTTTGGAAAAAGAAGGATTCAATTATTAA